One part of the Melospiza melodia melodia isolate bMelMel2 chromosome 3, bMelMel2.pri, whole genome shotgun sequence genome encodes these proteins:
- the KLHL31 gene encoding kelch-like protein 31 produces the protein MAPKKKNVKKNKADINETTIIVEDSPLSKLNGLNGLLEGGNGFSCISSEVSDPSYCPNLLEGLSKMRQENFLCDLTISTKTKSFNVHKVVMASSSEYFHNILKKDPSTQRVDLNDVSPVGLATVITYAYTGKLTLSLYTIGSIISTAIYLQIHTLTKMCCDFLVQEISVENCMYIANIAETYGLKATKEAAHKFIRDNFIEFSETDQFLKLTFDQINELLADDDLQLPSEIVAFQIAIKWLEFDQKRVKFAANLLSNIRFGTISAQDLVNYVQTVPRMMQDADCHKLLVDAMNYHLLPYHQNTLQSRRTRIRGGFRVLVTVGGRPALTEKSLSRDILYRDPENGWKKLSEMPAKSFNQCVTVMDGFLYVAGGEDQNDARNQAKHAVSNFCRYDPRFNSWIHLANMNQRRTHFSLNVFNGLLFAVGGRNSEGCLSSVECYVPATNQWQMKAPLEVPRCCHASAVVDGQILVTGGYINNAYSRSVCMYDPSKDSWQDKASLSTPRGWHCAVSLLERVYVMGGSQLGGRAERVDVLPVERYSPYTGQWNYVAPLQTGVSTAGASTLNGKIYLVGGWNEIEKKYKKCIQCYNPDLNEWTEEDELPEATVGVSCCTISMPNTKTRESRASSVSSVPVSI, from the exons ATGGcccccaagaagaagaatgtGAAAAAGAACAAAGCAGATATCAACGAAACAACTATCATTGTGGAAGATAGCCCCCTCAGTAAACTAAATGGCTTGAATGGACTCTTGGAAGGAGGAAATGGTTTCAGCTGCATCTCATCTGAGGTTTCTGACCCATCATACTGCCCAAACCTCTTGGAAGGTCTAAGCAAAATGAGACAAGAAAATTTCCTTTGTGACTTGACTATCAGTACCAAAACCAAATCTTTCAATGTTCATAAGGTAGTGATGGCTTCAAGCAGTGAATACTTTCACAACATCTTAAAGAAAGATCCGTCCACTCAAAGAGTGGACCTCAATGATGTGTCCCCAGTGGGTCTAGCTACTGTTATCACCTATGCTTACACTGGAAAACTTACTCTCTCGCTTTACACAATAGGTAGTATTATTTCCACAGCCATTTATCTACAGATTCACACCCTTACAAAGATGTGCTGTGATTTTCTAGTCCAAGAAATCAGTGTTGAGAACTGCATGTACATTGCAAATATTGCAGAAACATACGGACTAAAAGCAACCAAGGAAGCAGCGCACAAATTTATTAGAGACAACTTCATTGAATTTTCAGAAACTGATCAGTTCCTAAAACTTACTTTTGATCAGATTAATGAACTTCTTGCAGATGATGACTTACAGTTGCCTTCTGAAATTGTTGCATTCCAGATTGCAATAAAATGGCTGGAATTTGACCAAAAAAGAGTAAAGTTTGCTGCCAACCTCTTAAGTAATATCCGTTTTGGTACCATCTCGGCCCAAGACCTTGTCAATTATGTTCAAACTGTGCCAAGAATGATGCAAGATGCAGACTGCCACAAGCTCCTGGTGGATGCCATGAACTATCACTTGCTTCCCTATCACCAGAATACACTTCAGTCCAGAAGAACAAGGATCCGTGGAGGTTTCAGAGTCTTAGTCACTGTTGGGGGACGCCCTGCTTTAACAGAAAAGTCTCTTAGCAGAGACATCTTGTACAGAGATCCTGAAAACGGATGGAAGAAGCTAAGTGAAATGCCTGCTAAAAGTTTTAATCAGTGTGTCACAGTGATGGATGGATTTCTCTATGTGGCTGGTGGGGAAGACCAGAATGATGCCAGGAACCAAGCCAAGCATGCAGTCAGCAATTTCTGCAG ATATGACCCTCGTTTCAATAGCTGGATTCACTTGGCGAACATGAATCAGCGGCGCACGCACTTCAGCCTGAACGTGTTCAATGGGCTCCTCTTCGCGGTGGGAGGCCGCAACTCCGAGGGCTGCCTCTCCTCTGTCGAGTGCTACGTGCCTGCCACTAACCAGTGGCAGATGAAGGCCCCGCTGGAGGTGCCGCGGTGCTGCCACGCCAGCGCCGTGGTGGATGGCCAGATCCTGGTCACGGGAGGTTACATCAATAACGCTTACTCTCGCTCCGTGTGCATGTACGACCCCAGCAAAGATAGCTGGCAGGACAAGGCCAGCCTCAGCACCCCGAGGGGCTGGCACTGCGCAGTGTCCCTTCTGGAGAGGGTCTATGTCATGGGTGGGTCTCAGCTGGGGGGGCGAGCGGAGAGGGTCGATGTTCTCCCTGTGGAGCGTTACAGCCCGTACACGGGCCAGTGGAATTACGTGGCGCCGCTTCAAACCGGAGTTAGCACGGCTGGCGCCTCCACCCTCAACGGGAAAATTTACTTAGTGGGTGGCTGGAATGAAATAGAGAAAAAGTACAAGAAATGCATTCAGTGCTATAACCCAGATCTCAATGAATGGACAGAGGAAGATGAGCTGCCTGAAGCCACTGTGGGCGTATCTTGTTGTACTATATCCATGCCCAACACCAAGACGAGGGAGTCCAGGGCCAGCTCAGTCTCTTCTGTCCCAGTCAGTATCTAA